Proteins from one Fragaria vesca subsp. vesca linkage group LG6, FraVesHawaii_1.0, whole genome shotgun sequence genomic window:
- the LOC101302187 gene encoding aspartokinase 3, chloroplastic-like isoform 2 encodes MATTAALHFSGVKTPSSSSERALPLWSQPQRLHFANSVSSSCGFYCTSGKYVSFASRVLRVSCKGGVVDVLDKKGKGNQGGAENDKQLTCVMKFGGSSVASAERMREIADLIVSFPQERPVIVLSAMGKTTNKLLLAGEKAVSCGVTNVSTIDELSFVKNLHFRAAEELGVDGSIISSHLEELEQLLKGIAMMKEMTPRTKDYLVSFGECMSTRLFAAYLNKIGVKSRQYDAFEMGIITTDDFTNADILEATYPAVAKKLHGDWTCDPAIPIVTGFLGKGWRSCAVTTLGRGGSDLTATTIGKALGLREIQVWKDVDGVLTCDPNIYPHAEPVPYLTFDEAAELAYFGAQVLHPQSMRPAREGDIPVRVKNSYNPEAPGTVITRARDMSKAVLTSIVLKRNVTMLDIVSTRMLGQYGFLAKVFTTFEDLGISVDVVATSEVSISLTLDPSKLWSRELIQQELDHVVEELEKIAVVNLLQHRSIISLIGNVQKSSLILEKAFHVLRTNGVNVQMISQGASKVNISLVVNDNEAEQCVRALHQAFFDGSFTEVECESKNGSL; translated from the exons ATGGCCACCACCGCCGCCTTGCATTTCTCTGGGGTTAAAACTCCATCATCATCATCTGAGAGAGCTCTGCCGTTATGGTCTCAGCCTCAGCGGCTCCATTTTGCCAATTCCGTGTCTTCCAGTTGTGGGTTTTACTGTACAAGTGGGAAATATGTTTCTTTTGCGAGTAGAGTTTTGAGGGTGAGTTGCAAGGGAGGGGTTGTGGATGTTCTTGATAAGAAAGGGAAAGGCAACCAAGGTGGCGCCGAGAATGACAAGCAATTGACGTGCGTCATGAAGTTTGGTGGATCTTCAGTGGCCTCGGCAGAGAGAATGAGAGAGATTGCTGATCTCATAGTCAGCTTCCCGCAAGAGAGGCCTGTCATTGTTCTATCTGCCATGGGAAAGACCACTAACAAGCTCTTACTG GCAGGAGAAAAGGCTGTCAGCTGCGGTGTTACCAATGTGTCTACTATTGACGAGCTGAGCTTTGTCAAAAACTTGCATTTCAG GGCTGCAGAAGAGCTTGGAGTGGATGGCTCTATCATTTCAT CGCACCTGGAAGAGCTGGAACAACTTCTCAAGGGAATCGCTATGATGAAAGAGATGACTCCACGGACGAAAGATTATTTGGTTTCATTTGGGGAGTGCATGTCCACAAGGCTCTTTGCAGCTTATTTGAATAAGATTGGTGTGAAATCCCGCCAG TATGATGCCTTTGAAATGGGTATTATAACAACAGATGACTTCACAAATGCGGATATTTTAGAGGCTACTTATCCGGCTGTTGCAAAGAAGTTACATGGTGATTGGACATGTGATCCTGCTATTCCGATTGTCACTGGTTTCTTGGGCAAG GGGTGGAGGTCATGTGCAGTGACCACACTGGGTAGAGGTGGTAGTGATTTGACGGCTACAACCATTGGTAAAGCACTTGGGTTGCGAGAAATTCAG GTGTGGAAGGATGTCGATGGCGTTTTGACATGTGATCCTAATATATACCCACATGCAGAACCTGTACCATATTTGACATTCGACGAGGCTGCTGAACTTGCTTATTTTGGTGCCCAG GTCTTGCATCCACAGTCTATGAGACCAGCTAGAGAAGGTGATATTCCTGTGAGGGTTAAAAATTCTTACAACCCTGAAGCTCCAGGTACCGTCATCACCCGCGCAAGAGATATGAGCAAG GCTGTACTAACCAGCATCGTATTGAAAAGGAATGTGACCATGTTGGATATTGTTAGCACTCGCATGCTTGGTCAATATGGTTTTCTTGCTAAG GTATTTACAACTTTTGAAGATTTGGGGATATCGGTGGATGTCGTTGCTACCAGTGAAGTCAGTATTTCTTTGACATTGGACCCATCAAAACTTTGGAGCAGAGAGCTTATTCAGCAG GAACTTGACCATGTTGTGGAAGAACTGGAGAAAATTGCTGTTGTCAATCTTCTTCAGCACAGATCAATAATATCTCTCATTGGCAATGTGCAGAAATCATCACTAATATTAGAGAAG GCATTTCACGTTCTTCGAACTAATGGAGTCAACGTTCAGATGATATCTCAGGGTGCATCCAAG GTTAATATCTCTTTGGTTGTAAACGACAATGAAGCAGAACAGTGTGTTAGAGCTCTCCACCAGGCATTCTTTGACGGTAGTTTCACGGAGGTAGAATGCGAATCCAAGAATGGCTCTCTGTGA
- the LOC101302187 gene encoding aspartokinase 3, chloroplastic-like isoform 1, whose protein sequence is MATTAALHFSGVKTPSSSSERALPLWSQPQRLHFANSVSSSCGFYCTSGKYVSFASRVLRVSCKGGVVDVLDKKGKGNQGGAENDKQLTCVMKFGGSSVASAERMREIADLIVSFPQERPVIVLSAMGKTTNKLLLAGEKAVSCGVTNVSTIDELSFVKNLHFRAAEELGVDGSIISSHLEELEQLLKGIAMMKEMTPRTKDYLVSFGECMSTRLFAAYLNKIGVKSRQYDAFEMGIITTDDFTNADILEATYPAVAKKLHGDWTCDPAIPIVTGFLGKGWRSCAVTTLGRGGSDLTATTIGKALGLREIQVWKDVDGVLTCDPNIYPHAEPVPYLTFDEAAELAYFGAQVLHPQSMRPAREGDIPVRVKNSYNPEAPGTVITRARDMSKAVLTSIVLKRNVTMLDIVSTRMLGQYGFLAKVFTTFEDLGISVDVVATSEVSISLTLDPSKLWSRELIQQASELDHVVEELEKIAVVNLLQHRSIISLIGNVQKSSLILEKAFHVLRTNGVNVQMISQGASKVNISLVVNDNEAEQCVRALHQAFFDGSFTEVECESKNGSL, encoded by the exons ATGGCCACCACCGCCGCCTTGCATTTCTCTGGGGTTAAAACTCCATCATCATCATCTGAGAGAGCTCTGCCGTTATGGTCTCAGCCTCAGCGGCTCCATTTTGCCAATTCCGTGTCTTCCAGTTGTGGGTTTTACTGTACAAGTGGGAAATATGTTTCTTTTGCGAGTAGAGTTTTGAGGGTGAGTTGCAAGGGAGGGGTTGTGGATGTTCTTGATAAGAAAGGGAAAGGCAACCAAGGTGGCGCCGAGAATGACAAGCAATTGACGTGCGTCATGAAGTTTGGTGGATCTTCAGTGGCCTCGGCAGAGAGAATGAGAGAGATTGCTGATCTCATAGTCAGCTTCCCGCAAGAGAGGCCTGTCATTGTTCTATCTGCCATGGGAAAGACCACTAACAAGCTCTTACTG GCAGGAGAAAAGGCTGTCAGCTGCGGTGTTACCAATGTGTCTACTATTGACGAGCTGAGCTTTGTCAAAAACTTGCATTTCAG GGCTGCAGAAGAGCTTGGAGTGGATGGCTCTATCATTTCAT CGCACCTGGAAGAGCTGGAACAACTTCTCAAGGGAATCGCTATGATGAAAGAGATGACTCCACGGACGAAAGATTATTTGGTTTCATTTGGGGAGTGCATGTCCACAAGGCTCTTTGCAGCTTATTTGAATAAGATTGGTGTGAAATCCCGCCAG TATGATGCCTTTGAAATGGGTATTATAACAACAGATGACTTCACAAATGCGGATATTTTAGAGGCTACTTATCCGGCTGTTGCAAAGAAGTTACATGGTGATTGGACATGTGATCCTGCTATTCCGATTGTCACTGGTTTCTTGGGCAAG GGGTGGAGGTCATGTGCAGTGACCACACTGGGTAGAGGTGGTAGTGATTTGACGGCTACAACCATTGGTAAAGCACTTGGGTTGCGAGAAATTCAG GTGTGGAAGGATGTCGATGGCGTTTTGACATGTGATCCTAATATATACCCACATGCAGAACCTGTACCATATTTGACATTCGACGAGGCTGCTGAACTTGCTTATTTTGGTGCCCAG GTCTTGCATCCACAGTCTATGAGACCAGCTAGAGAAGGTGATATTCCTGTGAGGGTTAAAAATTCTTACAACCCTGAAGCTCCAGGTACCGTCATCACCCGCGCAAGAGATATGAGCAAG GCTGTACTAACCAGCATCGTATTGAAAAGGAATGTGACCATGTTGGATATTGTTAGCACTCGCATGCTTGGTCAATATGGTTTTCTTGCTAAG GTATTTACAACTTTTGAAGATTTGGGGATATCGGTGGATGTCGTTGCTACCAGTGAAGTCAGTATTTCTTTGACATTGGACCCATCAAAACTTTGGAGCAGAGAGCTTATTCAGCAGGCAAGC GAACTTGACCATGTTGTGGAAGAACTGGAGAAAATTGCTGTTGTCAATCTTCTTCAGCACAGATCAATAATATCTCTCATTGGCAATGTGCAGAAATCATCACTAATATTAGAGAAG GCATTTCACGTTCTTCGAACTAATGGAGTCAACGTTCAGATGATATCTCAGGGTGCATCCAAG GTTAATATCTCTTTGGTTGTAAACGACAATGAAGCAGAACAGTGTGTTAGAGCTCTCCACCAGGCATTCTTTGACGGTAGTTTCACGGAGGTAGAATGCGAATCCAAGAATGGCTCTCTGTGA